TATCTACTATGGACTTGTATATTTTTTATCAATTCCATGATAATTCTACGCCTAATTTCGCACTTTTTCTAATTAATATTACAATTCAATTAAACATTTTATCTATCCAGATATTCATAAGCTGATGATCGTATAGCATCTTTTCTGGGTAGGAATTTTAATCTAAACGGAGGTTCTCCAGTATTGATTTCTACTATTATCGTTGGTTCTGCTATAAGCTTAGTAAATCTTTCTTGACTATCCGTATAATAATAAGGAAAAGAAGTATTGCTATTATCAAAAAAGATTATTTCATATTGAACTTCGTCTTTCCAATAACTTGACTCTGAAGGAGAATGTTCATCTTCTAATTCAAGATTCTCTTTTATTAAGTACTTTATTATCTTCTTGCCTTCCTCTTGGTTATATACAGTTATACCTTCTGAATATGCTTCCTCATCATATAATAAACCAGCCGCTCCTGAACATTCATCCGCAACATACTTCAGTTTTTCTAACTGTCTGATATATGTGTTGTTATCAGTTTGATAAGTTAGAAATATTGCAAAAAGTATTAGCATGGCAAGTGTAAATAAAAAAGGCTTCATTAACTAATCGCCTCGCTTGCTGCATATCCTTCTATAGTATACACTGTTTGGTTTTCTTCATCACTTATTCCCCATATAATCGGTACTGCTATTACTTTTTTAATAGGTACTTCTATTTTATAATGTATCAAATTATCTTTGTTAAACTTACTCTCTCTATATTTGCGTTTGTTATCTGTTATAATACTTATATCATTTTCTTTGATATTTAAGTTCTGTGTGATACTTTCTATTAGTTGTTTTTTTATTTTTTCTGTGAAATAGCCTTCCTGCTTAGCTTTTTCTTTAGCTGTAAAAACATAAGATTGTATTTCTGATTTTTGATTATGATTATATTCTTCTAAAGCGTATTGCAGTGGAAAAGGTAATAATAATATCAATACTGCAATGAGAACTATAAAATCTTTCATTTGTACCTATGTCCCCTTTTTCTATCTTATATCATTAATCGCTTCTATTAGAGTACATCTTCTAATATTACCAATACTAAATAGTATTTATAAAGTAAATATCAAACACAGAATTCCATTAATATATGTATTGAATATAACCTTATTTGTAACTTGTTAGTTACACAATTAACAATGTATTAATAATTTAATATGTACAGCAAATCAATTAATGCTTTTTATTTTATTTAATTAATATATCTTAAATTTTATTTCATTATAATTAGCGAATCAATATAATTTACTTTTTATTTTAATATTAATATATTGTATAAGTTAATAAATCAACTCATACAATATATTTCAGTTTATTAATCTTATGGATAGTTTTTTTGGAATTCCAAACTTTGCTGCATGACATTCTTTGTTTTATTAAGTAAACTATCATTAGCAGAACCTTTAACAGTCCCCAATATTAATGCTCCTGCTATGAATATTCCTAATGCTATCTTCGCACACAATATGATAAAATCTTTCAATAGCAGATTCAATCCTTTCATCATTAATATTATTAATGAACTATCCTTGTGGACTATTCTTAGAAGTAGGTGCTATAGTATCAAATTTTATACCACTAAAACCTGCTGTAGCATTTTTATTAACTGTATCTGCTTTTTGTTTAAGAGAACCACTTCCTCCATAAATCAAAGTAAATCCAATCAATAATCCTAAAGCTACCTTTGCACATAAAATCAAAAAGTCCTTCATATACATACACTCCTTTTCTGTTATAGATTTTTATATTAAAATGCCCCTTATTCAAAAAACATCATACTCTCTATTCTAGGAATCCAAATGGTTACCATAATGAAGTTAAGAAATAATATAAATACAGGTATTATAATAGGAAAGTAAATTAAATCAGATATTGTATTTTGTTTCCTATGTTTTTCTGTTATATGCTCTTCCCTATTTTTATCTTTGATAATATTGATCTGTTCAACAAGTTCAAGAGGATTAAGTTTATCAAGTTTCAATAGTATCATTGCAAAATCATTACCCATTTTAGTATTTATCTCTTTAGTGAACTTCTTATATGCTTCATCTTCTTTTCCAACATCATAGAGTATTAGAAAATTAATTAATGCATTCTTAGTTAATTTTGAAAACTTTATCAATTGATTTATTGTATAATCAGCACTATACGGTTTGACCTGCCTGGTTATAGCTATATTCTTAATCTGTATTAGAAGTCTGTATATTTCTATATCCTTTTTCTTGTTCTGCATTTTACTTATCATCTTAATAATAATCATAAATGGGCTATCTTTTTTCCCAAATTTCTTTACTGGAGTTAAGATAATATAACAGGTCAATAATATTACTAATATGAATGGTAGTTTTTTAGTATCATAAGATACTGACATTATTACTACAGCAACTATTAATATTATTAATCGTATATTATTATATTTATCTATAGTGATATTAGCCCCTGCACTATTAAATGCATCATTAATCTCATCTTTTGTGTTTTTATATTTTAGATAATTTGCTTTTGGCTTACGAAACGTATATTTATATTTATGTTTCTTAATCCCCCTGAAAATAAGCCATGAAGCATATAGCAGAATAATGATAATACAGTAATATAATATGGTCATATTCAAATTCATTTTTGCTCCTTATATATATTTGACATAAATTTTTATTTATATATCAAATTTTTGTTTTTGTAATATTAGGATTAAGTTATGATTAAATATAGTCATAATAACAATCATCATAAAATAATTGAATCCTGTTTGAGTATTTAATTGGTAATTAAAAAATTTCCATATAGAAATATTAAATACTTTCTTGGCAAGTATTATAGAAAGTACATATAATATAGGTGTCAAATATCTAACTATTGTTACACTTTCTAGATTAATTCTTTTTTCTCTTTCTTTATCGGAAATAGCTTGTTTAATTTCTTTTTGAATATCTTCAAGACCTGTGGTGATATCTACATCATCCGTTATACATATGAAAATGTTGTTTGCAAGTAATACAATCCATTCTGTCCCTACTGCATAGACAAAATCCTTCAGTATTTCTTCCAATTCTTCCTCTCGCCTGTATTCTTTTAATTTCAAAGACAATAGAAAAAGCTGTTTTTTCATGATAGGTGCTTCTTTCATCTTGGAAATAGTATCATCTATAGCATCATAAATATTTTTATTACTTAATTTATACTGATTCAATAATTCATTTATCAGAATATCTGCCTCATAACTTCCATCTACTCTAATTTGCTTAAGCTGTAATCTTAAATAGATATAAGGAACAAGCGATAATAACCCTGAAAAAGCAAAACTCTTTAATAAATCTGTTCTCCTAACGATAATCAAGAATGAGAGAAAAAATATTATTATACTAATTAAATAGAAAGTAGATACTTTTTTATCATCATTTTTTCCATATACTATTAATAGTAGTCTTTTTATATGTTTGTAAAAATTAGAAGTAGATACATTATGGTCATTTCTAAAAGTTTTCCTAGGCTTGATTACTCTGAAAAAATATAATATCGAATTAGAAAAGATTAACCAGATACCAACGATAATTACACAATACAATAATATTTTAATCAATCCCGTAATTGCATCTATCATTCGTTGGCACCTCTTAAACTTTCATACCTTGGCTCATATACCTTATAATCTGGATAAGGATATAATTGTTCCAACTCTCTGAGCTGATTTTTGAAATTCATCAACGCTTCTTTATTTTCTTCATCGCCTATCTCTTCTTTATCTTCACCAATATCATATTTAAACTTCCAACTGTCACTTTTATATTCATACCTGCATATCTGATGAATAGTGATCTTATGTTCATATCTGTTAAATCTGATTTCATATATTCCTTTTAACCGTTTCTTGCTCTTGTCTGCAAGTTGAATGAAATGAAATACATAATGAAATGATTTAGATACCTTTGAAATAGTATTATATAAATCTCCCCCATAGAATTTAACTATTTCATCAGCGATATCATAACAAATATCTGTCGGATCAGTAGTATGATAGGTTGTTTTGCATCTCCTAGTTCCCTTGTTGGCAGCTCTCACTGAAATATTAAGAGCTCGTCCATCCCTAGCTTCTGCTGCTATTATATAATCGGCATCAGATCTCAATATGGGTTTGATGATACTTCCTAATTCATCATCATCAGCTATCAATTGTATTATAGGTGCATATGGCTGTAGCTTATGTGCTGGTATCTCTGAACCAGTCTCAATCATGACTCCTTCTAAAGATGTATCCTCATACATCTGCCATGTTTCTAGAAATGTGGTTTTCCCTGTCCTTACAGCACCAGTAAAAATCACATTATATCCTATTTTAACCATATTTCTTAACATAGGAATTATTTCATACGGAATAGTTTTTCTCTTAGCTTGTTCTTCAAAAGTAAGTTTTGGAATAATGAATTTCCTAAATACTATTGCCTCCATATTTTCTTTTACTAATTTCTCACCGTATATAGTTATCCTTGTACCATCATGCATTGATACCTCTGCATGTTTTTGATTATAATGTATATTCTTCTCATTAAGTAATAATGCTTTTATAAGCTGTTTTCGTCTATCATCAGATATACTCTGTTTCTGTAATTTCATTTTTCCATTTTCCATGAAATATATATTATTACCGATAATTTTTGCAGATTGCGATAAAGCATACTTCTTATCATTTTTCCATTGTGCTACTCCACCTAATCCCCAACATTCCTGATATATAGCATCAACTAGATCTGTGTACCACTTCGGATACCATTCTTCTAGTTTGTTGTTTCTTTTTAGATAATCTTCTATATTGTCTTTGAAATATCTAACTTCTAATTTCTTACCCAAAATAGCATTTTTCTGTCTTATTAAAGTACTTGTTTCAAGTCCTTCCTTCTCCCATTCGGCATGAAAATATGCAAATAAGGTTTCACATAACAAATGAAATCTAGATAGATCATCATTATTTATAGTAATTAGTTCTTGCCTTTTCTCACCTGTCATTGAATAAATGTATTCTTCTAAATCAAATTTCGGCATATTCTTTTTATCATAAAAATCAACTTTTGCTTCAGCCAAACTACTCATTCTACACTACCCCCTTGAACCACTTTCTTTTTTTAGGAGTCTCCTTTTTAATAAGAGCCATCTGATCTATGATGACATCAGTCAATTTGTTGATATCTTTATTGAGGTCTTTATCATTATAGTGTATAAGAGTTTTTCTATCTTTTTCAGCTTCAAGAGCATATCTTGAAAAGTTGATTTTTGCTAAATACGGTTGACCATATGTCTTTGCAACATCATAATTAGTAAGCAAAGAACCTTCCTGCATATGTTTATTAACTATGACTTGAAAATCATCTAACGATAGTATTTCTAGAATAGGTCTTTTTTCAACGTATCTTCTTAGACTATTCGCCTGCTGAGTAGTTACCAGATATCTGTGATTAGTTGCTGTTAGTGCACTTATTGACATTGCTCTATCTATGTAACTACCTGCATCAACTATTACAACATCACAAGCTAATGATAGAATATTAAGTAACTGTGAGATATGTTCTGGCTGATATTCTTTTCTATATAGAATCGATTTGGTTCCTTCTATCATAAGTAACTTTTTGTTTTTCCCTGTCTCAGCAATATCTAGAATCTCATCTACAGTTACTAGACCTGATATCAATTTAATTTTAATGCTATCAATATTATTTTTGAAATCTACATTTATGTAGTCTGTTCCGACTTCCCCATCTAAAAATATCAAGCATACTTTTGCATCTGTTTTATCTGTAATTTTTTCTGCAATACTCTGTGCAATCTGGGTTGTCCCTACTTTCGTATCAGCACCGAAGAAAGTGATTATGT
The sequence above is a segment of the Vallitalea longa genome. Coding sequences within it:
- a CDS encoding ATPase, T2SS/T4P/T4SS family produces the protein MSSLAEAKVDFYDKKNMPKFDLEEYIYSMTGEKRQELITINNDDLSRFHLLCETLFAYFHAEWEKEGLETSTLIRQKNAILGKKLEVRYFKDNIEDYLKRNNKLEEWYPKWYTDLVDAIYQECWGLGGVAQWKNDKKYALSQSAKIIGNNIYFMENGKMKLQKQSISDDRRKQLIKALLLNEKNIHYNQKHAEVSMHDGTRITIYGEKLVKENMEAIVFRKFIIPKLTFEEQAKRKTIPYEIIPMLRNMVKIGYNVIFTGAVRTGKTTFLETWQMYEDTSLEGVMIETGSEIPAHKLQPYAPIIQLIADDDELGSIIKPILRSDADYIIAAEARDGRALNISVRAANKGTRRCKTTYHTTDPTDICYDIADEIVKFYGGDLYNTISKVSKSFHYVFHFIQLADKSKKRLKGIYEIRFNRYEHKITIHQICRYEYKSDSWKFKYDIGEDKEEIGDEENKEALMNFKNQLRELEQLYPYPDYKVYEPRYESLRGANE